The Burkholderia mayonis genome window below encodes:
- a CDS encoding OmpA family protein, producing MNTKIATRLSVFALAGALLAGCATPQGTNTAVGTGTGAALGAGIGALAGGGKGAAIGAGVGALVGGVTGYNWQAIKNKLAPSAQQTGTQVTEQPDGSLKLNVPSSVTFATNQYAVTPAFTPLLNDLASTLNQNPQITASVVGYTDSTGSAAHNQTLSQNRAQSVVNALSQRGVTGGRLSAQGMGASNPIADNATEAGRAQNRRVEIYLRAPQAAQ from the coding sequence ATGAATACCAAAATCGCGACGCGCTTGTCCGTTTTCGCTCTCGCCGGCGCCCTGCTGGCGGGTTGCGCGACCCCGCAAGGAACCAACACGGCAGTCGGCACGGGCACGGGCGCCGCGCTCGGCGCAGGCATCGGCGCGCTGGCTGGCGGCGGCAAGGGCGCGGCGATCGGCGCCGGCGTCGGCGCACTCGTCGGCGGCGTGACGGGCTACAACTGGCAAGCGATCAAGAACAAGCTCGCGCCGTCCGCGCAGCAGACGGGCACGCAGGTCACCGAGCAGCCGGACGGCTCGCTCAAGCTGAACGTGCCGAGCTCGGTCACGTTCGCGACCAACCAGTACGCGGTCACGCCGGCGTTCACGCCGCTCTTGAACGACCTCGCGTCGACGCTGAACCAGAACCCGCAGATCACCGCATCCGTCGTCGGCTACACCGACAGCACGGGCTCGGCGGCGCACAACCAGACGCTGTCGCAAAATCGCGCGCAGAGCGTCGTGAACGCGCTGTCGCAACGCGGCGTCACGGGTGGCCGTCTGTCGGCGCAAGGCATGGGCGCATCGAACCCGATCGCCGACAACGCAACGGAAGCCGGCCGCGCGCAGAACCGCCGCGTCGAGATCTACCTGCGCGCTCCGCAAGCGGCGCAGTAA
- the apbC gene encoding iron-sulfur cluster carrier protein ApbC, translated as MSIDRALVDAALAAVVDPNTGRPYAAHRGIRNVTIDGDAVSADVVLGYPARSQFVDARARVDAALAAVPGVREARVEVSQEIAAHAVQRGVQLLPNVKNIVAVASGKGGVGKSTTAVNLALALAAEGASVGILDADIYGPSLPTMLGIHDRPESPDNKSMNPLVGHGLQANSIGFLVGEDNPMVWRGPMATSALEQLLRQTNWHALDYLIVDMPPGTGDIQLTLAQRVPVTGAVIVTTPQDIALLDAKKGLKMFEKVNIPILGIVENMSIHVCSNCGHEEHIFGAGGAERMAKEYGVTVLGSLPLDIRIREQADSGAPTVAADPGGKLAERYRAIARGVAIAIAERARDMSSKFPTIVVQNT; from the coding sequence ATGAGTATCGACAGGGCGCTCGTCGACGCCGCACTCGCGGCAGTCGTCGACCCGAACACCGGCCGCCCGTACGCGGCGCACCGCGGCATTCGCAACGTGACGATCGACGGCGACGCCGTTTCGGCCGACGTCGTGCTCGGCTATCCGGCGAGGAGCCAGTTCGTCGACGCGCGCGCGCGCGTCGACGCGGCGCTCGCCGCGGTGCCGGGCGTGCGCGAGGCGCGCGTCGAGGTGTCGCAGGAGATCGCCGCGCATGCGGTGCAGCGCGGCGTGCAGCTGCTGCCGAACGTGAAGAACATCGTCGCGGTCGCATCGGGCAAGGGCGGCGTCGGCAAGAGCACGACGGCCGTGAATCTCGCGCTCGCGCTCGCGGCCGAAGGCGCGTCGGTCGGCATCCTCGACGCCGACATCTACGGCCCGTCGCTGCCGACGATGCTCGGCATCCACGACCGGCCGGAGTCGCCCGACAACAAGTCGATGAATCCGCTCGTCGGCCACGGTTTGCAGGCGAACTCGATCGGCTTTTTGGTCGGCGAGGACAATCCGATGGTGTGGCGCGGCCCGATGGCGACGTCGGCGCTCGAGCAGCTGCTGCGTCAGACCAACTGGCACGCGCTCGACTATCTGATCGTCGACATGCCGCCCGGCACGGGCGACATCCAACTGACGCTCGCGCAGCGCGTGCCGGTGACGGGCGCCGTGATCGTCACGACACCGCAGGACATCGCGCTCCTCGACGCGAAGAAGGGGCTCAAGATGTTCGAGAAGGTGAACATCCCGATTCTCGGCATCGTCGAGAACATGAGCATCCACGTGTGCTCGAACTGCGGGCACGAGGAGCACATCTTCGGCGCGGGCGGCGCCGAGCGGATGGCGAAGGAGTACGGCGTGACCGTGCTCGGCAGCCTGCCGCTCGACATCCGGATTCGCGAGCAGGCGGACAGCGGCGCGCCGACCGTCGCCGCGGACCCGGGCGGCAAGCTCGCCGAGCGCTACCGCGCGATCGCGCGGGGCGTCGCGATCGCGATCGCCGAGCGTGCGAGGGACATGTCGTCGAAGTTTCCGACGATCGTTGTTCAAAATACGTAA
- the sodC gene encoding superoxide dismutase [Cu-Zn] codes for MKRRLDGVPGWFARHAPLVLAAIGLLAGCTTFASQHEKRADALLQPTVGSQARGTVTLAERPDGVQVTYNFAGLPPNSDHALQVHERGDCNAADGSSAGAVFAPAADRLRAGARVGGDLGNIHADANGVAAGFIVAPDVALDGVRSVLGRSVLVHRDPSDPAFPQHGAGPALACGVVRQ; via the coding sequence ATGAAACGACGACTCGACGGCGTGCCGGGCTGGTTCGCGCGCCATGCGCCGCTTGTCCTGGCCGCCATCGGCCTCCTGGCCGGCTGCACCACGTTTGCATCGCAACACGAAAAGCGCGCTGACGCGCTGCTCCAGCCGACGGTCGGCAGCCAGGCGCGCGGTACGGTGACGCTTGCCGAACGTCCGGACGGCGTGCAGGTCACGTACAACTTCGCGGGCCTGCCGCCCAACAGCGATCACGCGCTGCAGGTCCACGAGCGCGGCGACTGCAACGCCGCCGACGGCTCGAGCGCGGGTGCCGTGTTCGCGCCCGCGGCGGACCGCCTGCGCGCGGGCGCGCGCGTCGGCGGCGATCTCGGCAACATCCACGCGGATGCGAACGGCGTCGCGGCGGGCTTCATCGTCGCGCCCGACGTCGCGCTCGACGGCGTGCGCTCGGTGCTCGGCCGCTCGGTGCTCGTCCACCGCGACCCGAGCGATCCGGCGTTCCCGCAGCACGGCGCGGGGCCTGCGCTCGCGTGCGGCGTCGTGCGGCAATGA
- the dcd gene encoding dCTP deaminase produces the protein MSIKSDKWIRRMAEEHKMIEPFVPDQVRTAEDGRKIVSYGTSSYGYDIRCADEFKIFTNINSTIVDPKNFDEGSFVDFKGDVCIIPPNSFALARTVEYFRIPRTVLTVCLGKSTYARCGIIVNVTPFEPEWEGYVTLEFSNTTPLPAKIYANEGVAQVLFFESDEVCDVSYADRGGKYQGQRGVTLPKT, from the coding sequence ATGAGCATCAAGTCCGACAAGTGGATCCGGCGCATGGCCGAAGAGCACAAGATGATCGAGCCGTTCGTGCCCGATCAGGTTCGCACCGCCGAAGACGGCCGCAAGATCGTCAGCTACGGCACGTCGAGCTACGGCTACGACATTCGCTGCGCGGACGAATTCAAGATCTTCACGAACATCAATTCGACGATCGTCGATCCGAAGAACTTCGACGAAGGCTCGTTCGTCGATTTCAAGGGCGATGTGTGCATCATCCCGCCGAACTCGTTCGCGCTCGCGCGCACCGTCGAGTACTTCCGCATTCCGCGCACCGTGCTGACCGTGTGCCTCGGCAAGTCGACGTACGCGCGCTGCGGGATCATCGTCAACGTGACGCCGTTCGAGCCCGAATGGGAAGGCTACGTGACGCTCGAATTCTCGAACACCACGCCGCTGCCCGCGAAGATCTACGCGAACGAAGGCGTCGCCCAGGTCCTCTTCTTCGAGAGCGACGAGGTGTGCGACGTGTCGTACGCGGATCGCGGCGGCAAGTACCAGGGACAGCGCGGTGTCACGCTGCCGAAAACCTGA
- a CDS encoding arginine/lysine/ornithine decarboxylase: protein MKFRFPVVIIDEDFRSENISGSGIRALAEAIEKEGVEVLGLTSYGDLTSFAQQSSRASCFILSIDDDELMLGETGPDGELPELATAIIELRAFVTEVRRRNADIPIFLYGETRTSRHLPNDILRELHGFIHMFEDTPEFVARHIIREAKVYLDSLAPPFFKELVKYADEGSYSWHCPGHSGGVAFLKNPLGQMFHQFFGENMLRADVCNAVDELGQLLDHTGPVAASERNAARIFSADHLFFVTNGTSTSNKIVWHATVAPGDIVLVDRNCHKSILHAITMTHAIPVFLTPTRNHFGIIGPIPRDEFKPENIRKKIEANPFAREALKKNPNLKPRILTITQSTYDGVVYNVEQIKDLLGDLLDTLHFDEAWLPHAEFHPFYQDMHAIGAGRPRTGALVFATHSTHKLLAGISQASQIVVQDSENRTFDRHRFNEAYLMHTSTSPQYAIIASCDVAAAMMEPPGGTALVEESIAEAIDFRRAMRKVDAEYGDDWFFSVWGPDNLSDEGIGSRADWLLKPNDRWHGFGPLAEGFNMLDPIKATIITPGLDVDGEFGETGIPAAIVTKYLAEHGIIVEKTGLYSFFIMFTIGITKGRWNSMVTELQQFKDDYDNNQPLWRVLPEFVAQFPIYERVGLRDLCTQIHDVYRANDIARLTTEMYLSNMEPAMKPSDAFAKLAHREIDRVPLDELEGRVTSILLTPYPPGIPLLIPGERFNKTIVNYLRFARDFNERFPGFHTDIHGLVAEEMNGRTEYYVDCVRG, encoded by the coding sequence ATGAAGTTTCGTTTTCCCGTCGTCATCATCGACGAAGATTTCCGCTCCGAGAACATCTCGGGCTCCGGCATCCGGGCGCTTGCCGAAGCGATCGAGAAGGAGGGCGTCGAAGTCCTCGGCTTGACGAGCTACGGCGATCTGACGTCGTTCGCGCAGCAGTCGAGCCGCGCGTCGTGCTTCATCCTGTCGATCGACGACGACGAACTCATGCTCGGCGAAACCGGCCCGGACGGCGAACTGCCCGAACTCGCGACCGCGATCATCGAACTGCGCGCGTTCGTCACCGAAGTGCGCCGCCGCAACGCGGACATCCCGATCTTCCTGTACGGCGAGACGCGCACGTCGCGCCACCTGCCGAACGATATCCTGCGCGAGCTGCACGGCTTCATCCACATGTTCGAGGACACGCCGGAGTTCGTCGCGCGCCACATCATCCGCGAAGCGAAGGTCTACCTCGATTCGCTCGCGCCGCCGTTCTTCAAGGAGCTCGTCAAGTACGCGGACGAAGGCTCGTATTCGTGGCACTGCCCGGGCCACTCGGGCGGCGTCGCGTTCCTGAAGAACCCGCTCGGCCAGATGTTTCACCAGTTCTTCGGCGAGAACATGCTGCGTGCGGACGTCTGCAACGCGGTCGACGAGCTCGGCCAGCTGCTCGACCATACGGGCCCCGTGGCCGCATCCGAGCGCAACGCCGCGCGGATCTTCAGCGCCGATCACCTGTTCTTCGTGACGAACGGCACGTCGACGTCTAACAAGATCGTCTGGCACGCGACCGTCGCGCCGGGCGACATCGTGCTCGTCGACCGCAACTGCCACAAGTCGATCCTGCACGCGATCACGATGACGCACGCGATCCCCGTGTTCCTCACGCCGACGCGCAATCACTTCGGCATCATCGGGCCGATCCCGCGCGACGAGTTCAAGCCGGAGAACATCCGCAAGAAGATCGAGGCGAATCCGTTCGCGCGCGAGGCGCTGAAGAAGAACCCGAACCTGAAGCCGCGGATCCTGACGATCACGCAGAGCACGTACGACGGCGTCGTCTACAACGTCGAGCAGATCAAGGACTTGCTCGGCGATTTGCTCGACACGCTGCACTTCGACGAGGCGTGGCTGCCGCACGCGGAGTTCCATCCGTTCTACCAGGACATGCACGCGATCGGCGCGGGCCGGCCGCGCACCGGCGCGCTCGTGTTCGCAACGCACTCGACGCACAAGCTGCTCGCGGGCATCTCGCAGGCTTCGCAGATCGTCGTGCAGGATTCGGAGAACCGCACGTTCGACCGCCATCGCTTTAACGAGGCGTACCTGATGCACACGTCGACGAGCCCGCAGTACGCGATCATCGCGTCGTGCGACGTCGCGGCCGCGATGATGGAGCCGCCGGGCGGCACCGCGCTCGTCGAGGAATCGATCGCCGAGGCGATCGACTTCCGCCGCGCGATGCGCAAGGTCGACGCCGAGTACGGCGACGACTGGTTCTTCAGCGTATGGGGCCCGGACAACCTGTCGGACGAAGGCATCGGCTCGCGCGCGGACTGGCTGCTGAAGCCGAACGACCGCTGGCACGGCTTCGGCCCGCTCGCGGAAGGCTTCAACATGCTCGATCCGATCAAGGCGACGATCATCACGCCGGGGCTCGACGTCGACGGCGAGTTCGGCGAGACCGGCATTCCGGCCGCGATCGTCACGAAGTACCTGGCCGAGCACGGGATCATCGTCGAGAAGACGGGCCTGTATTCGTTCTTCATCATGTTCACGATCGGCATCACGAAGGGCCGCTGGAACTCGATGGTCACCGAGCTGCAGCAGTTCAAGGATGACTACGACAACAACCAGCCGCTCTGGCGCGTGCTGCCGGAGTTCGTCGCGCAGTTCCCGATCTACGAGCGCGTCGGCTTGCGCGACCTGTGCACGCAGATCCACGACGTGTATCGCGCGAACGACATCGCGCGTCTCACGACCGAGATGTACCTGTCGAACATGGAGCCGGCGATGAAGCCGTCCGACGCGTTCGCGAAGCTCGCGCACCGCGAGATCGACCGCGTGCCGCTCGACGAGCTCGAAGGCCGTGTGACGAGCATCCTGCTGACGCCGTATCCGCCGGGCATTCCGCTGCTGATCCCGGGCGAGCGCTTCAACAAGACGATCGTCAACTACCTGCGGTTCGCGCGCGATTTCAACGAGCGCTTCCCGGGCTTCCATACGGACATCCACGGTCTCGTCGCGGAAGAGATGAACGGCCGCACCGAGTACTACGTCGACTGCGTGCGCGGCTGA
- a CDS encoding lysozyme inhibitor LprI family protein encodes MIEVRKTLVRFAAVALAAWLAAGAAHAEVAAADPIDVAMRQCLARRDRSSTVGQIQCMDEARQQWLAEVDAAYQRLQKAAPADARRGWQESQRRWLAWRKDEAHLVRAVYETTQGTMYAMASADMRLQPVRDRARALRGVADRYAQPGGGKGAVHRVRPCMRDAACEHALFDMNRYYAKLQSRMPAASLPALVQAQREWAAFRDAMTPLISEDERVDLIGARVAMLKRFSETVNNR; translated from the coding sequence ATGATCGAAGTCCGGAAGACGCTCGTGCGCTTCGCCGCCGTCGCGCTGGCCGCCTGGCTGGCGGCGGGCGCGGCGCATGCCGAGGTCGCGGCGGCCGATCCGATCGACGTCGCGATGCGCCAGTGTCTCGCGCGGCGCGACCGCTCGTCGACCGTCGGCCAGATCCAGTGCATGGACGAGGCGCGGCAGCAGTGGCTCGCTGAAGTCGACGCCGCGTACCAGCGGTTGCAGAAGGCGGCGCCCGCCGATGCGCGGCGCGGCTGGCAGGAGAGCCAGCGCCGCTGGCTCGCGTGGCGCAAGGACGAAGCGCATCTGGTGCGCGCGGTCTACGAGACGACGCAGGGGACGATGTACGCGATGGCGAGCGCCGACATGCGGTTGCAGCCGGTGCGCGATCGTGCGCGCGCACTGCGCGGCGTGGCCGACCGCTATGCGCAGCCGGGCGGCGGCAAGGGCGCGGTGCATCGCGTGCGGCCTTGCATGCGCGATGCGGCGTGCGAGCACGCACTCTTCGACATGAACCGCTATTACGCGAAATTGCAGTCGCGGATGCCCGCGGCTTCGCTGCCGGCGCTCGTGCAGGCGCAGCGCGAGTGGGCGGCGTTTCGCGACGCGATGACGCCGCTCATCAGCGAGGATGAACGGGTCGATCTGATCGGTGCGCGCGTCGCGATGCTCAAGCGGTTCTCGGAGACGGTCAACAATCGTTGA
- a CDS encoding HAD family hydrolase, whose amino-acid sequence MFSAAIFDMDGLLVDSERTIMNTWIDVARAHGVALSSADYLQIVGRSFREGQTVLAGLLGDDAFRSVSAQVREQLAAPLPHPKFPLKTGAHALLSTLARAGIPCAVASSSARDVIRTRLHAVGVLEFFAAIAGGDEVERGKPDPAVYRLAAERLNLPAHACVAFEDSDFGALAATRAGASVVTVPDLKAPTPEIVALSLRVLASLDDAVALVPAWFGPRAAQLA is encoded by the coding sequence ATGTTCTCAGCGGCAATCTTCGATATGGACGGCCTGCTCGTCGACTCCGAGCGGACCATCATGAACACGTGGATCGACGTTGCGCGCGCTCACGGCGTCGCGCTGTCCTCCGCCGATTACCTGCAGATCGTCGGCCGCTCGTTTCGGGAAGGCCAGACGGTTCTCGCCGGACTGCTCGGCGACGACGCGTTCCGCTCGGTGTCCGCGCAGGTGCGCGAGCAGCTCGCCGCGCCGCTGCCCCATCCGAAATTTCCGCTGAAGACAGGCGCGCATGCGCTGCTGAGCACGCTCGCCCGTGCCGGCATTCCGTGCGCGGTCGCGTCGTCGTCCGCGCGCGACGTGATTCGCACGCGGCTTCACGCGGTCGGCGTACTGGAATTTTTCGCCGCGATCGCGGGCGGCGACGAAGTGGAACGCGGCAAGCCCGATCCGGCCGTCTACCGGCTCGCGGCCGAGCGGCTGAACTTGCCGGCGCACGCGTGCGTCGCGTTCGAGGACAGCGATTTCGGCGCACTCGCCGCGACGCGCGCGGGCGCATCCGTCGTCACCGTGCCTGACCTGAAGGCGCCGACGCCCGAGATCGTCGCGCTGAGCCTGCGTGTGCTCGCTTCGCTCGACGACGCGGTCGCACTCGTGCCGGCGTGGTTCGGGCCGCGCGCCGCACAGCTCGCGTGA
- the argH gene encoding argininosuccinate lyase, with protein sequence MTSQLHKKGEAWSARFSEPMSELVKRYTSSVFFDKRLALVDIAGSLAHATMLAAQKIISADDLAAIERGMAQIHGEIERGEFEWQLDLEDVHLNIEARLTALIGDAGKRLHTGRSRNDQVATDIRLWLRGEIDRIGGLLNDLRGALIDLAEQNADTILPGFTHLQVAQPVTFGHHLLAYVEMFSRDAERMRDCRTRVNRLPLGAAALAGTSYPIDRHAVAKTLGFDGICANSLDAVSDRDFAIEFTAASALIMTHVSRFSEELVLWMSPRVGFIDIADRFCTGSSIMPQKKNPDVPELARGKTGRVNGHLMALLTLMKGQPLAYNKDNQEDKEPLFDTVDTVADTLRIFAEMVAGITVKPQAMRAAALQGFSTATDLADYLVKRGLPFRDAHEAVAHAVKVCDVRGCDLADLTLDEMKQELPNVAHLIGDDVFDYLTLEGSVASRNHPGGTAPDQVRAAVKAARAALAK encoded by the coding sequence ATGACGTCCCAATTGCACAAAAAGGGCGAGGCCTGGTCGGCCCGCTTTTCGGAACCGATGTCCGAGCTCGTCAAGCGCTACACGTCGTCGGTCTTCTTCGACAAGCGGCTCGCGCTCGTCGACATTGCCGGCTCGCTCGCGCACGCGACCATGCTCGCCGCGCAGAAGATCATCAGCGCCGACGACCTCGCCGCGATCGAGCGCGGAATGGCGCAGATCCACGGCGAGATCGAGCGCGGCGAATTCGAATGGCAGCTCGATCTCGAAGACGTCCACCTGAACATCGAGGCGCGCCTGACCGCGCTGATCGGCGATGCCGGCAAGCGCCTGCACACGGGCCGCTCGCGCAACGACCAGGTCGCGACCGACATCCGCCTGTGGCTGCGCGGCGAGATCGACCGGATCGGCGGCCTCCTGAACGACCTGCGCGGCGCGCTGATCGACCTTGCGGAACAGAACGCGGACACGATCCTGCCGGGCTTCACGCATCTGCAGGTCGCGCAGCCCGTCACGTTCGGCCATCATCTGCTCGCGTACGTCGAGATGTTCTCGCGCGACGCCGAGCGCATGCGCGACTGCCGCACCCGCGTGAATCGCCTGCCGCTCGGCGCGGCGGCGCTCGCGGGCACGAGCTATCCGATCGACCGCCACGCGGTCGCGAAGACGCTCGGCTTCGACGGCATCTGCGCGAACTCGCTCGACGCCGTGTCCGATCGCGATTTCGCGATCGAATTCACGGCGGCGTCCGCGCTGATCATGACGCACGTGTCGCGCTTCTCGGAAGAGCTCGTGCTGTGGATGAGCCCGCGCGTCGGCTTCATCGACATCGCCGACCGCTTCTGCACCGGTTCGTCGATCATGCCGCAGAAGAAGAACCCGGACGTGCCCGAGCTCGCGCGCGGCAAGACGGGCCGCGTAAACGGCCACTTGATGGCGCTCCTCACGCTGATGAAGGGCCAGCCGCTCGCGTACAACAAGGACAACCAGGAAGACAAGGAGCCCCTCTTCGACACGGTCGACACGGTCGCCGACACGCTGCGGATCTTCGCGGAGATGGTCGCCGGCATCACGGTGAAGCCGCAGGCGATGCGCGCCGCGGCGCTGCAGGGCTTCTCGACCGCGACCGATCTCGCCGACTATCTGGTGAAGCGCGGGCTGCCGTTCCGCGACGCGCACGAGGCGGTCGCGCACGCGGTGAAGGTTTGCGACGTGCGCGGCTGCGATCTCGCGGACCTGACGCTCGACGAGATGAAGCAGGAGCTGCCGAACGTCGCGCACCTGATCGGCGACGACGTATTCGACTACCTGACGCTCGAAGGCTCCGTCGCGAGCCGCAACCATCCGGGCGGCACGGCGCCGGACCAGGTGCGCGCGGCGGTGAAGGCGGCGCGCGCGGCGCTCGCCAAGTAA
- a CDS encoding helix-turn-helix transcriptional regulator produces the protein MSRPPAPPSLDSTPARALGEFIRAHRERLSPEAVGLPPGPRRRTPGLRREEVAQLCGVSPTWYTWIEQGREVSASADALARIAVALRLSRAERAYLFELAAQRDPAEPEFAATDVPATLVAAVKLIATPAYVLDRQWNALAWNDAAAALFAGWLDGERDDRNLLRFTFTSPAARTLIVDWETRARRLVAEFRADTIRHLNDAPTRTLIDSLLAESDAFAHYWASQDVGEREGGERAFDHPREGRVVYQQMTLKPAHREDLKFVVLVREGA, from the coding sequence ATGAGCCGCCCGCCCGCCCCTCCGTCTCTCGACTCCACGCCGGCCCGCGCGCTCGGCGAGTTCATCCGCGCGCACCGCGAACGGCTGTCGCCGGAGGCGGTCGGCCTGCCGCCCGGCCCGCGGCGCAGGACGCCCGGACTGCGGCGGGAGGAGGTCGCGCAGCTGTGCGGCGTGAGTCCGACCTGGTACACGTGGATCGAGCAAGGCCGCGAAGTGTCGGCGTCGGCCGACGCGCTCGCGCGAATCGCGGTCGCGCTGCGGCTGTCGCGCGCCGAGCGCGCGTATCTGTTCGAGCTCGCCGCGCAGCGCGACCCGGCCGAGCCCGAGTTCGCGGCGACCGACGTGCCGGCGACGCTCGTCGCGGCCGTGAAGCTCATCGCGACGCCCGCGTACGTGCTCGACCGCCAGTGGAACGCGCTCGCGTGGAACGACGCGGCGGCCGCGCTCTTCGCCGGCTGGCTCGACGGCGAGCGCGACGATCGCAACCTGCTGCGCTTCACGTTCACGTCGCCCGCCGCCCGCACGCTGATCGTCGATTGGGAGACGCGCGCGCGGCGGCTCGTCGCCGAATTCCGCGCCGACACGATCCGTCATCTGAACGACGCGCCCACTCGCACGCTGATCGATTCGCTGCTTGCCGAAAGCGACGCGTTCGCGCATTACTGGGCGTCGCAGGACGTCGGCGAGCGCGAAGGCGGCGAGCGCGCGTTCGACCATCCCCGCGAAGGCCGCGTCGTCTATCAGCAGATGACGCTCAAGCCCGCGCACCGCGAAGACCTGAAGTTCGTCGTGCTGGTTCGCGAAGGCGCATGA
- a CDS encoding class I SAM-dependent methyltransferase, with translation MKHHDQVADAFGTAASAYLTSAVHATGADLDTLATGIGATPDARVLDLGCGAGHASFAAARGGAKEVVAYDLAPRMLATVEAAARERGLAGVRVEQGAAERLPFADASFDWIVSRMSAHHWHDVPRALAEARRVLKPGGRVLFVDIAGADHPLVDTHLQAVEVLRDASHVRDYRADEWLAFFAAAGFAAQVRERWRLPIAFEGWVARMRTPDVRANAIRALWAGASDEVRAYFDVQPDGSFELDAMMIDAR, from the coding sequence ATGAAGCATCACGATCAGGTCGCCGACGCGTTCGGCACGGCCGCGTCCGCCTATTTGACGAGCGCCGTCCATGCGACGGGCGCCGATCTCGACACGCTCGCCACCGGGATCGGCGCGACGCCCGACGCGCGCGTGCTGGATCTCGGCTGCGGCGCGGGCCACGCGAGCTTCGCCGCCGCGCGCGGCGGTGCGAAGGAGGTGGTTGCGTACGATCTCGCGCCGCGGATGCTCGCGACGGTCGAAGCCGCGGCGCGCGAGCGCGGCCTCGCGGGCGTGCGGGTCGAGCAGGGTGCGGCCGAGCGGCTGCCGTTCGCCGACGCGTCGTTCGACTGGATCGTCAGCCGGATGAGCGCGCACCACTGGCACGACGTGCCGCGCGCGCTCGCCGAGGCGCGCCGCGTGCTGAAGCCGGGCGGCCGCGTGCTGTTCGTCGACATCGCGGGCGCCGATCATCCGCTCGTCGACACGCATTTGCAGGCGGTCGAGGTGTTGCGCGACGCGTCGCACGTGCGCGACTATCGCGCAGACGAGTGGCTCGCATTCTTCGCCGCGGCGGGCTTTGCCGCGCAGGTGCGCGAGCGCTGGCGCCTGCCGATCGCGTTCGAGGGCTGGGTCGCGCGGATGAGGACGCCGGACGTGCGCGCGAACGCGATCCGCGCGCTGTGGGCGGGCGCGTCCGACGAGGTGCGCGCGTACTTCGATGTGCAGCCGGACGGCTCGTTCGAGCTCGATGCGATGATGATCGACGCGCGTTGA